CCGTGATTGCCCGTGGTACTCCTGGTTTCTCCGGTGCTGACCTTGCCAACCTGGTGAACGAGGCATCGCTGTTTGCCGCGCGTACCGGCAAGCGCATTGTAGAAATGAAAGAGTTCGAGCTGGCTAAAGACAAGATCATGATGGGCGCCGAGCGCAAGTCCATGGTCATGTCTGAAAAAGAGAAGCAGAACACTGCCTATCACGAAGCCGGTCACGCGATCGTGGGGCGCGTCGTGCCTGAGCACGACCCGGTGTACAAGGTTTCGATCATTCCGCGAGGTCGCGCACTTGGCGTGACCATGTTCCTGCCAGAAGAGGATCGCTACAGCCTCTCCAAGCGTGCGCTGATCAGCCAGATCTGCTCGCTTTATGGTGGACGGATTGCCGAAGAAATGACCTTGGGCTTTGACGGTGTGACCACCGGCGCTTCCAACGACATTATGCGAGCCAGTCAGATAGCGCGAAACATGGTGACCAAGTGGGGCTTGTCTGAAAAACTCGGTCCTTTGATGTATGCCGAGGAAGATGGCGAGGTGTTCCTGGGTCGTGGTGGTGGCGGTCAAAGTGCCAGTTTTTCGGGTGAGACTGCCAAGCTGATCGATTCCGAGGTTCGCAGCATCATTGACCAGTGCTACGGTACGGCCAAGCAGATCCTGACCGATAACCGCGACAAGCTGGATGCCATGGCCGATGCGCTGATGAAATACGAAACCATTGATGCCGATCAGATCGACGACATCATGGCAGGTCGTCCGCCGCGCGAACCTCGCGACTGGGAAGGCGGTTCAGGCACCTCGGGCACTCCGCCCGTGGTTCAGAATGAACGCCCTGAAACCCCGATCGGCGGTCCTGCAGCCGAACACTAAGGTTTGAAATGACTTCTGTGTTGCCCTCCACCCGGTTGCCTTGCGGCAGCCGGGTTCTTGATTTGGCCCATACACACGTCATGGGTATCCTCAATGTAACCCCCGATTCCTTTTCTGATGGCGGCCGATTCAGTCAGCAGGACGCTGCGTTGCGTCATGCCGAGGCGATGGTGGCGGCTGGCGCGACGTTGATCGATGTCGGTGGTGAGTCGACTCGGCCTGGTGCCCGTGTGGTTTCTCCTCTTGAGGAGTTGGAGCGGGTCGCTCCGGTTGTCGAGCGTATTGCCCGGGAGTTGGACGTCATCATCTCCGTTGATACTTCGACCCCCGCAGTGATGCGCGAAACTGCTCGTTTGGGGGCTGGCTTGATCAATGATGTGCGGTCACTGCGGCGCGATGGCGCGTTGGACGCAGCTGCCGCTACCGGGTTGCCGGTGTGCCTCATGCACATGTTGGGCGAGCCCGGCACTATGCAGGACAACCCGCATTACGACGATTTGGTGGGAGAGGTGACAGGCTTTCTCGCTGAGCGGATTGCCCAATGTGCTGCCGTGGGTATTGCGCCGGAGCAGATCATCCTTGATCCGGGTTTTGGATTCGCCAAAACCCTGCAACATAATTTAAGCCTGTTCAAGCACCTGGAGTCCTTGCATGCCCTTGGTCGGCCCCTGTTGGTAGGGGTGTCGCGCAAGAGCATGATAGGGCTGGCGTTGAATCGTCCGGTGGGTGAGCGTCTGTATGGCGGACTTGCACTGGCGGCACTCGCCTTGACCAAAGGCGCGCGAATTCTGCGCGTGCACGATGTCGCCGAGACAGTGGACGTGGTGCGTATGATTGCCGCTGTAGAATCAGCCGAATAAGAATGATGGAGCACTTATGACTAAAAAATATTTTGGCACCGACGGAATCCGTGGTCGGGTCGGCGAGTTCCCGATTACCCCTGACTTTATGCTCAAGTTGGGATGGGCGGCGGGGATGGCGTTCCGCAGCATGGGCGCGTGTCGCATCCTGGTGGGCAAGGACACTCGAATTTCGGGGTATATGTTCGAGTCTGCGCTGGAGGCCGGGTTGTCCGCGGCTGGGGCCGATGTGATGCTGCTGGGGCCAATGCCCACGCCCGCCATCGCCTACCTGACGCGTACCTTCCATGCCGAGGCGGGCATTGTTATCAGTGCTTCGCATAACCCTCATGATGACAACGGTATCAAGTTTTTCTCGGGTCAAGGTACCAAGCTGCCCGATGAGATTGAGCTGATGATCGAGGAGTTGCTGGATGCGCCGATGACAGTGGTCGAATCCAGCAAGTTGGGCAAGGTCTCGCGTATTAACGACGCGTCCGGCCGTTACATTGAGTTCTGCAAGAGCAGCGTGCCAAGCAGCACCAATTTCGCCGGGTTGAAGATCGTTGTCGATTGCGCCCACGGTGCAACCTACAAGGTGGCGCCGAGCGTGTTCAAGGAGTTGGGTGCACAGGTTACTGTGTTGTCGGCCCAGCCTAACGGCTTGAACATCAACGACAACTGCGGCTCTACCCATATGGAGCAGTTGCAGGCCGCAGTATTGGCCGAGCATGCAGACCTGGGTATCGCTTTCGATGGCGACGGCGACCGTGTTCTGATGGTGGATCACACAGGTACCATCGTGGATGGCGATGACTTGTTGTTCATTATTGCTCGCGACCTGCATGAGCGTAACAAGTTGCAAGGGGGTGTGGTCGGCACCTTGATGAGCAATCTCGGGCTCGAGCTCGCCCTGGCAGATCTGGGCATTCCCTTTATTCGCGCCAATGTCGGTGATCGTTATGTCATCGCAGAGCTGCTCGAGCGTAATTGGCAGATAGGTGGTGAGAACTCGGGCCATATCGTGTGCTTCCAGCACACCACGACCGGTGATGCGATTATCGCCGCGCTGCAGGTGCTGCTTGCCTTGCGTCGTCGCGAGGAAAGCCTGGCTCAGGCGCGGCAGGCGTTGCGTAAGTGTCCGCAAGTGCTGCTGAACGTGCGGTTCGGTGGAGGCGAAAACCCGATTGAGCACCCTGCGGTCAAGGACGCTTGTGAGCGCGTAACCCTGGCGATGGAAGGGCGTGGGCGGGTATTGCTGCGCAAGTCGGGCACGGAGCCTCTGGTGCGTGTCATGGTCGAGGGTGAAGATGAAACACAGGTTCGCGGCCACGCTGAAGACCTGGCAAAACTGGTAACTGAAGTTTGCGCCTGAATTCGGCTTGCCAGTGATGAAAGGGTTGGGTAACATCTGCGCCCACTTTGACCGACGAGGTACAGCATGCGTCGCACTATGGTAGCTGGTAACTGGAAGATGCACGGTACCCGCGCCAGTGTCGCTGAGCTGATCAATGGCCTTCGTCACTTGGCCTTGCCTGGCGGTGTCGATGTTGCGGTTTTCCCGCCTTGCCTGCATATCGCCCAAGTGGTTGATGGCTTGAAGGGTAAGTCGATCCAGGTCGGCGCGCAGAATTCTGCGGTGGAAGCCATGCAAGGTGCGTTGACCGGCGAAATTGCGCCGAGTCAGCTGGTCGATGCGGGATGTTCCTTTGTGCTTGTCGGGCACTCCGAGCGCCGTCAGATGATGGGTGAGCGCGATGGGATGCTCAATCGCAAGTTCGCAGCGGCACAGGCATGCGGTCTGATCCCAGTGTTGTGCATAGGGGAAACCCTGGAGCAGCGCGAATCGGGCAAGACTCTTGAGGTTGTCTCGCGTCAGCTGGGCAGCATCATCGAAGAGTTGGGTGTTGGTGCGTTTGCAAAAGCGGTCATCGCATACGAGCCGGTCTGGGCCATTGGCACCGGGCTGACTGCTACACCGCAACAGGCGCAGGATGTGCACGCAGCCATCCGCGCGCAGTTGGCGGCAGAGAATTCTGAAGTCGCACAAGGTGTGCGTCTTCTATACGGCGGCAGCGTGAAGGCGGCCAATGCGGTCGAACTGTTCGGCATGCCGGATATCGATGGGGGGCTCATTGGTGGAGCTTCCCTGAATGCAGATGAGTTCGGTGCGATCTGTCGCGCCGCGGGAAACTGAAAAAATGCTGGAAACAGTCGTGGTCGTTTTTCATCTGTTGGCTGCACTGGGCGTAGTTGCCCTGGTTTTGCTGCAACAGGGTAAAGGTGCGGATGCTGGTGCGTCTTTCGGTGCAGGTGCTTCAAATACTGTATTCGGAAGCCAAGGTTCCTCTACCTTTCTTAGTAAGTTTACTGCTATACTTGCCGCCGGTTTCTTCATAACCAGCTTGGGGTTAGGTTACTTTGCTAAAGAGAAAGCTCATGTGCTGACTCAAGTAGGTTTGCCAGATCCAGCAGTGTTGGAAGTACCAAAAGCAAAACCGGCTTCTGATGATGTTCCGGTGCTTCAAGAGCAAAAGTCGGCTACTCCAGCGACTGACGTACCTCCAGCTCAAGAGCAGAAGTAAGAAGAGTTGTAAACGTTGTATTGCCGAGGTGGTGGAATTGGTAGACACGCAACCTTGAGGTGGTTGTGCCCATAGGGTGTAGGGGTTCGAGTCCCCTTCTCGGTACCAATTATCAGGAGAGCCCGCTGTTGCGGGCTTTCTTGTAGGTGGAAGGTTACATTGACCCTGCAAGGGATCGGTCGTATACTTCCGCCCCAGCTTTGTCGCGGGGTGGAGCAGTCTGGTAGCTCGTCGGGCTCATAACCCGAAGGTCGTCGGTTCAAATCCGGCCCCCGCAACCAGTTTTAGCGGAGCCCCTTTTAAGGGGCTTTTTGTTAGCTGGACACTTTCAACGCCGCTGTTCGACGGCGTTTCAAGGATGGGCGTTTCGCCCATTTTTTTATTTTGCACAGCATGCACATACATGCACGAGGGGGTTCAGGTGTCGAGCAAGCTAGAAGAGTTGCAGGCCTTGCTGGCCCCGGTGGTCGTGGCCCTAGGCTATGAATGCTGGGGTATTGAGTTTTCGGCTCAAGGTCGCCACTCAATGTTGCGCGTTTATATCGATAAAGAGGGCGGTGTGCTGGTGGACGATTGTGCCATTGTCAGCCGTCAGATCAGTGGTGTGTTGGATGTTGAAGATCCGATCTCCGTTGAATACACCCTCGAAGTTTCCTCGCCAGGCATGGAACGCCCACTGTTCACTCTTGAGCAGTTTGCTAAATATGCCGGTGAACAAGTGAAGATCAAGCTGCGATCTCCCTTTGAAGGGCGACGCAACTTTCAGGGCCTTCTGCGCGGTGTAGAAGAACAGGATGTCGTGGTGCAGGTAGAAGACCATGAATTCCTGTTGCCGATCGATATGGTCGACAAGGCCAACATTATTCCCAGTTTTGACTGAGACGCGGATCCCGCGGATCCAATGGCTTGCGAAAGGCGAGGCGTACGATGAGCAAAGAAGTACTGCTGGTTGTTGAGTCGGTATCCAATGAAAAGGGCGTACCGGCAAGCGTGATTTTTGAAGCGTTGGAGCTGGCCCTGGCCACTGCTACCAAAAAACGTTTTGAGGACGAAGTTGATCTGCGTGTGGAAATCAATCGCCACACCGGTGCCTATGAGACTTTCCGTCGCTGGACAGTCGTCGAAGAGGCCGATCTTGACGATCCGGCTATTGAAACCTGGCCGAGCAAGGTTGCTGAAACGCATCCTGGTGCCAAGGTTGGCGATGTGGTCGAAGAAAAAATCGAATCGATCGAATTCGGCCGTATTGCTGCACAGACCG
The sequence above is drawn from the Pseudomonas quebecensis genome and encodes:
- the secG gene encoding preprotein translocase subunit SecG, which gives rise to MLETVVVVFHLLAALGVVALVLLQQGKGADAGASFGAGASNTVFGSQGSSTFLSKFTAILAAGFFITSLGLGYFAKEKAHVLTQVGLPDPAVLEVPKAKPASDDVPVLQEQKSATPATDVPPAQEQK
- the tpiA gene encoding triose-phosphate isomerase, which gives rise to MRRTMVAGNWKMHGTRASVAELINGLRHLALPGGVDVAVFPPCLHIAQVVDGLKGKSIQVGAQNSAVEAMQGALTGEIAPSQLVDAGCSFVLVGHSERRQMMGERDGMLNRKFAAAQACGLIPVLCIGETLEQRESGKTLEVVSRQLGSIIEELGVGAFAKAVIAYEPVWAIGTGLTATPQQAQDVHAAIRAQLAAENSEVAQGVRLLYGGSVKAANAVELFGMPDIDGGLIGGASLNADEFGAICRAAGN
- the folP gene encoding dihydropteroate synthase translates to MTSVLPSTRLPCGSRVLDLAHTHVMGILNVTPDSFSDGGRFSQQDAALRHAEAMVAAGATLIDVGGESTRPGARVVSPLEELERVAPVVERIARELDVIISVDTSTPAVMRETARLGAGLINDVRSLRRDGALDAAAATGLPVCLMHMLGEPGTMQDNPHYDDLVGEVTGFLAERIAQCAAVGIAPEQIILDPGFGFAKTLQHNLSLFKHLESLHALGRPLLVGVSRKSMIGLALNRPVGERLYGGLALAALALTKGARILRVHDVAETVDVVRMIAAVESAE
- the rimP gene encoding ribosome maturation factor RimP codes for the protein MSSKLEELQALLAPVVVALGYECWGIEFSAQGRHSMLRVYIDKEGGVLVDDCAIVSRQISGVLDVEDPISVEYTLEVSSPGMERPLFTLEQFAKYAGEQVKIKLRSPFEGRRNFQGLLRGVEEQDVVVQVEDHEFLLPIDMVDKANIIPSFD
- the glmM gene encoding phosphoglucosamine mutase, encoding MTKKYFGTDGIRGRVGEFPITPDFMLKLGWAAGMAFRSMGACRILVGKDTRISGYMFESALEAGLSAAGADVMLLGPMPTPAIAYLTRTFHAEAGIVISASHNPHDDNGIKFFSGQGTKLPDEIELMIEELLDAPMTVVESSKLGKVSRINDASGRYIEFCKSSVPSSTNFAGLKIVVDCAHGATYKVAPSVFKELGAQVTVLSAQPNGLNINDNCGSTHMEQLQAAVLAEHADLGIAFDGDGDRVLMVDHTGTIVDGDDLLFIIARDLHERNKLQGGVVGTLMSNLGLELALADLGIPFIRANVGDRYVIAELLERNWQIGGENSGHIVCFQHTTTGDAIIAALQVLLALRRREESLAQARQALRKCPQVLLNVRFGGGENPIEHPAVKDACERVTLAMEGRGRVLLRKSGTEPLVRVMVEGEDETQVRGHAEDLAKLVTEVCA